The Natrinema salifodinae genome includes a window with the following:
- a CDS encoding J domain-containing protein yields the protein MTEDFYDLLEIPPDASQDEIKEAYRDQVRVYHPDVNDDDRAQAQFTAVKTAYDILGDPVERQAYDRLGHEEYVAKRTSGLPSPDVWKSDSDDDEDDEDESGTELSYSESESETESESASASASASTASSTAAADDSAATVSGSTTGRSATTGAAGSRASTSAAGAASAGTATDSSSATGTGTGAKTGPGTGSGSSGPSGAATGESERGPGRASGTGTETRTGTADSGPANPLVRWWRRQNFSLPLIWLSVLVYAVGLGHFGRENGAALGSLWADVRGVGTDPAGLWALLSESRHGIDTTVAFVRGVEFVTPPLAPTPWYAALAGVVALALACLVGVRLVRREAAERWDPVTIDETIVVALAVTAATGLVGGPLLAGATLMPLLFGVIVRHTRRGPGWTPSYLYVLPVLAPLVGLGAAAAGVASLPADLAAFVVLPLAGALGLPLRATIRKHFGR from the coding sequence ATGACAGAGGACTTCTACGATCTTCTCGAGATCCCTCCCGACGCCTCCCAGGACGAGATCAAGGAGGCCTACCGCGATCAGGTCCGGGTCTATCACCCGGACGTGAACGACGACGATCGCGCGCAGGCCCAGTTCACCGCCGTCAAGACCGCCTACGACATCCTCGGCGATCCGGTCGAGCGCCAGGCCTACGACCGACTGGGTCACGAGGAGTACGTCGCCAAGCGGACCAGCGGCCTCCCCTCGCCCGACGTCTGGAAGAGCGATAGCGACGATGATGAGGACGACGAGGACGAGAGCGGCACGGAACTGAGCTACTCGGAGTCGGAGTCCGAGACGGAGAGCGAATCCGCGTCGGCATCGGCCTCGGCGTCGACCGCGTCGTCGACGGCAGCCGCCGACGATTCCGCCGCCACGGTGAGCGGTTCGACAACGGGGCGTTCGGCCACGACCGGCGCGGCCGGGTCGCGCGCGTCGACGTCAGCGGCCGGCGCAGCGTCGGCCGGAACCGCGACCGACTCCTCGAGTGCGACCGGAACGGGGACAGGCGCGAAAACGGGACCCGGAACCGGTTCGGGATCGAGCGGGCCGTCCGGGGCCGCGACCGGCGAATCGGAGCGCGGACCAGGCCGAGCGAGCGGGACCGGGACCGAAACTCGTACCGGGACGGCCGATTCGGGGCCCGCCAATCCGCTCGTCCGCTGGTGGCGTCGCCAGAACTTCTCCCTGCCGCTGATCTGGCTCTCGGTGCTCGTCTACGCCGTCGGGCTCGGCCACTTCGGACGCGAAAACGGCGCCGCGCTCGGCTCGCTCTGGGCCGACGTGCGCGGCGTCGGCACCGATCCGGCCGGCCTCTGGGCCCTGCTCTCGGAGAGCCGCCACGGCATCGACACGACGGTCGCGTTCGTTCGAGGCGTCGAATTCGTGACGCCGCCGCTGGCGCCGACGCCGTGGTACGCCGCGCTGGCCGGCGTCGTCGCGCTCGCGCTGGCTTGCCTGGTCGGCGTCCGCCTGGTCCGTCGAGAAGCGGCCGAGCGGTGGGACCCGGTGACGATCGACGAGACGATCGTCGTCGCGCTCGCGGTAACGGCCGCGACGGGCCTGGTCGGCGGCCCCCTGCTCGCGGGGGCGACGCTCATGCCTTTGCTGTTCGGCGTGATCGTCCGCCACACCAGGCGCGGGCCGGGCTGGACGCCGTCGTACCTCTACGTTCTGCCGGTCCTCGCGCCGCTCGTGGGCCTGGGCGCCGCGGCGGCGGGCGTCGCTTCGCTCCCGGCCGATCTGGCTGCGTTCGTCGTGCTGCCGCTGGCCGGCGCGCTCGGACTGCCGCTGCGGGCGACGATTCGGAAACACTTCGGTCGCTGA
- the dinB gene encoding DNA polymerase IV, giving the protein MSDGPRLPGVDVEDEDDEDRIVCHVDADCFYASCERLREPDLRGEPLVVGMGYEPGETIGAVATASYEAREFGVESAQAISTALERLPRRAAYESGDLESDVAREQTGHYRPVDMDYYESVAADVREILHDCADVVREVSIDEAYLDVTDRTAWQVADGFARHIKDRIRREVGVTVSVGVAPTMSAAKIASDFDKPDGLTVVRPGELREFLAPLAADLLHGVGPVTARELREMGLETAGDVAAADPEPLVERFGERGRELYDRARGEDDRRVQPKGDPKSFSRESAFADPVSEPEPKYEQIETLAAAVADRARREGALYRTIGVKAVTPPYDVNTRERSLSGPIDDPDLVDRVARDLFAEFETEPVRKVGVRVANLEFAAADQASLASWERDDDGSEPAAEVETDPTDETGDEDRSRETESESEPESESEPTAVLDDRPSGQTSLADFS; this is encoded by the coding sequence ATGTCCGACGGGCCGCGGCTACCGGGGGTCGATGTCGAGGACGAGGACGACGAGGACCGCATCGTCTGTCACGTCGACGCCGACTGCTTCTACGCCTCCTGCGAGCGACTCCGCGAGCCCGACCTCCGCGGCGAACCCCTCGTGGTCGGTATGGGATACGAACCAGGCGAAACCATCGGCGCCGTCGCCACCGCCAGCTACGAGGCCCGCGAGTTCGGCGTCGAGAGCGCCCAGGCCATCTCGACGGCGCTCGAACGGCTCCCCAGGCGCGCGGCCTACGAGTCCGGCGACCTCGAGAGCGACGTCGCGCGCGAGCAGACCGGCCACTACCGCCCCGTCGACATGGACTACTACGAGTCCGTCGCGGCCGACGTCCGGGAGATCCTCCACGACTGCGCCGACGTCGTCCGCGAGGTGAGCATCGACGAGGCCTATCTGGACGTGACCGACCGCACCGCCTGGCAGGTCGCCGACGGCTTCGCTCGCCACATCAAGGACCGCATCCGCCGGGAGGTCGGCGTCACCGTCAGCGTCGGCGTCGCGCCGACGATGAGCGCGGCGAAGATCGCCAGCGACTTCGACAAACCGGACGGGCTGACGGTCGTCCGACCGGGCGAACTCCGGGAGTTCCTGGCCCCGCTGGCGGCGGACCTGCTCCACGGCGTCGGTCCCGTAACCGCCCGCGAACTCCGGGAAATGGGACTCGAAACGGCGGGCGACGTCGCCGCGGCCGACCCGGAACCGCTGGTCGAGCGGTTCGGCGAGCGCGGCCGGGAACTCTACGACCGCGCACGGGGCGAGGACGACCGGCGGGTCCAGCCGAAGGGCGATCCTAAGAGCTTCTCCCGGGAATCGGCCTTCGCCGACCCCGTCTCGGAGCCGGAACCGAAGTACGAACAGATCGAGACGCTCGCCGCGGCCGTCGCCGACCGCGCCCGGCGAGAGGGCGCGCTGTACCGGACCATCGGCGTCAAGGCCGTCACGCCGCCGTACGACGTCAACACGCGCGAGCGGTCGCTGTCCGGCCCGATCGACGACCCCGATCTGGTCGACCGCGTCGCCCGCGACCTCTTCGCCGAGTTCGAGACCGAGCCCGTTCGCAAGGTCGGCGTCCGCGTGGCCAACCTCGAGTTCGCCGCCGCCGACCAGGCCAGCCTGGCGAGTTGGGAACGGGACGACGACGGTTCCGAACCCGCAGCCGAAGTCGAGACCGATCCCACGGACGAGACGGGGGACGAGGATCGCAGCCGAGAGACGGAGTCAGAGTCGGAGCCAGAGTCGGAATCGGAGCCGACTGCTGTGCTCGACGACCGACCGAGCGGTCAAACCTCGCTCGCGGATTTCTCGTAA
- a CDS encoding GNAT family N-acetyltransferase: MDAIDRPSFASDASRRIYEYVERHGTVERHKVLDVVSLPSEEFRTRLEELKSDGYLEEDGGTLRIALEFGAVEKHDLGEFTVVIRPARQMDFEGLVDTIRDVTAKETYVVAETIAEQLLYENTVIRHNAVQSRTFFVATVDGDVVGWTHLDCDGVDPVREVAQQTVGVREGYRGHGIGSALLQRGIEWAEANGYRKVYNSIPVVNDTALEFLTVHGWNTEAIRRDHYTIDGEHIDEVMMAYEL, from the coding sequence ATGGACGCGATTGATCGGCCGTCGTTTGCGTCCGACGCCAGCAGACGCATCTACGAGTACGTCGAACGGCACGGGACCGTCGAACGTCACAAGGTACTGGACGTCGTCTCCCTCCCTTCGGAGGAGTTTCGAACGCGACTCGAGGAGCTGAAATCCGACGGATACCTCGAGGAGGACGGCGGAACGCTACGGATCGCGCTCGAGTTCGGTGCCGTCGAGAAACACGACTTAGGCGAGTTCACCGTCGTCATTCGCCCGGCCCGGCAGATGGATTTCGAGGGGCTGGTCGATACAATCCGGGACGTCACGGCGAAAGAGACGTACGTCGTCGCGGAGACCATCGCCGAGCAGCTCCTGTACGAGAACACGGTCATCAGGCACAACGCGGTCCAGTCTCGGACGTTCTTCGTCGCGACGGTCGACGGCGACGTCGTCGGGTGGACCCACCTCGATTGCGATGGGGTCGACCCGGTCCGGGAAGTCGCCCAACAGACCGTCGGCGTTCGCGAGGGCTATCGGGGCCACGGGATCGGGAGCGCGCTCCTGCAACGCGGGATCGAGTGGGCCGAAGCGAACGGCTACCGGAAGGTGTACAACAGCATTCCGGTCGTCAACGACACCGCGCTCGAATTCCTGACCGTCCACGGCTGGAACACCGAGGCGATCCGCAGGGACCACTACACGATCGACGGCGAACACATCGACGAGGTGATGATGGCGTACGAGCTGTAG
- a CDS encoding transcription factor S has product MQFCDDCGSMMKAQGDRMVCTNEDCGAASDRDREQEAAFVTTESQTDDDVIESSEEANFEGKPKATDVVCDECSNEEAWYTLKQTASADEPPTRFFKCTECGNRWREYN; this is encoded by the coding sequence ATGCAATTCTGCGACGACTGCGGCTCCATGATGAAAGCACAGGGCGACCGCATGGTCTGTACGAACGAGGACTGCGGCGCCGCGAGCGACCGGGACCGCGAGCAGGAAGCCGCGTTCGTCACGACCGAGTCCCAGACCGACGACGACGTGATCGAGTCCAGCGAGGAGGCCAACTTCGAGGGGAAGCCGAAGGCCACCGACGTCGTCTGCGATGAGTGCAGCAACGAGGAGGCCTGGTACACCCTCAAGCAGACCGCCTCGGCCGACGAACCGCCGACGCGGTTCTTCAAGTGCACCGAGTGTGGAAACCGCTGGCGGGAGTACAACTGA
- a CDS encoding beta-ribofuranosylaminobenzene 5'-phosphate synthase family protein → MATVSVSAGARLHVGFQNLSLARERLYGGIGVGLAEPRVTVTAEPAETIDADDRLVRAYARRATEILDEPGVAVSIEERLPRHVGLGSGTQLALAVLTATARAHGRDPRVRERAPAMGRGGRSGVGVATFEDGGFVVDAGHPTNRFTTEPPAEGDWTVPPVVARHDLPADWRFLVVVPDAEPGRSGDDEDASMRAVVERADPAVSDEIAGVVTRKLLPAVAAGRLEPFGEAVAEIGRKNGAWYADAQGGVFRPPAGALVEALEDCPVLSGVGQSSWGPVVYGVTDAAHVAEAEAAAEDALADRGLDGRVFLAEPAETGARARTDDAGDRR, encoded by the coding sequence ATGGCGACCGTCAGCGTCAGCGCGGGTGCGCGACTCCACGTCGGCTTCCAGAACCTCTCGCTCGCTCGCGAGCGACTCTACGGCGGCATCGGCGTCGGACTCGCCGAACCCCGAGTCACCGTCACCGCCGAACCGGCCGAGACCATCGACGCCGACGACCGCCTGGTCCGCGCGTACGCCCGCCGCGCGACGGAGATCCTCGACGAGCCTGGCGTCGCGGTTTCGATCGAGGAGCGACTGCCGCGTCACGTCGGCCTCGGCAGCGGCACCCAACTCGCGCTCGCCGTGCTGACGGCCACCGCACGGGCACACGGCCGCGACCCGCGAGTCCGCGAGCGAGCCCCTGCGATGGGCCGAGGCGGCCGCAGCGGCGTCGGCGTCGCCACCTTCGAGGACGGCGGCTTCGTCGTCGACGCCGGCCACCCGACGAACCGGTTCACGACCGAACCGCCCGCCGAGGGTGACTGGACGGTACCGCCGGTCGTCGCCCGCCACGATCTGCCCGCCGACTGGCGATTCCTCGTCGTCGTCCCCGACGCCGAACCAGGCCGCAGCGGCGACGACGAGGACGCGAGCATGCGCGCGGTCGTCGAACGCGCCGATCCCGCCGTTTCCGACGAGATCGCCGGCGTCGTTACCCGGAAACTGCTGCCGGCCGTCGCCGCGGGGCGGCTCGAGCCCTTCGGCGAGGCCGTCGCCGAGATCGGTCGCAAGAACGGCGCCTGGTACGCCGACGCGCAGGGCGGGGTCTTCCGGCCGCCCGCGGGTGCGCTCGTCGAGGCCTTGGAGGACTGTCCGGTGCTCTCGGGGGTCGGCCAGTCCTCGTGGGGGCCGGTCGTCTACGGGGTGACCGACGCCGCCCACGTCGCGGAGGCCGAAGCCGCGGCCGAGGACGCGCTCGCGGACCGCGGACTCGACGGCCGAGTGTTCCTCGCGGAGCCGGCCGAGACCGGCGCGCGAGCCCGGACGGACGACGCCGGTGATCGACGGTAG
- a CDS encoding alpha-amylase domain-containing protein yields MSENDNHKFSDRTDEPNRTISRRTVVRGAAVAGLSLAGAGAASTATAAAGERVFFQYFHETWPTITNDLSRVADRGYDGIWIQAPQESELTWDDRDGRNDPPLGYQPVDFRSFDSEFGTEDDLRGLIDTAHDHGLEVYVDCVMNHMAADRGYDFPQFGEEHFHTHVGSIDDWDDEHQVEHGNLLGLKDLAQLETHGHDDTAPYVREQLSDYMEKIASFGADGYRYDAVKHVEAEFWERYANPWADELGMNRVGEVFDGGVDYVQTYIDTGMDTFDYPLYWTLDEVFDHGDMSRLEGAGVVAQDPWHAWPFVQNHDEGAPSQYHLAHAHVLTIEGTPMVYNLYPDEILDDDAITNMVWVKSNLAGGETHWRHTDSALAIYERENNLLVGLNNDTDEWRGEQVSTTWRNETLNDYSGTADDVEVDGDGRVEVWVPPESWVFYAPP; encoded by the coding sequence ATGTCAGAGAATGACAATCACAAATTCAGTGATCGAACCGATGAACCGAATCGAACGATCAGCAGACGCACGGTTGTCCGCGGCGCCGCGGTGGCCGGTCTCTCGCTCGCCGGCGCGGGGGCCGCCTCGACGGCGACGGCGGCCGCCGGCGAACGGGTGTTCTTCCAGTACTTCCACGAAACCTGGCCGACGATCACGAACGACCTCTCGAGGGTCGCCGATCGGGGCTACGACGGGATCTGGATCCAGGCGCCCCAGGAGAGCGAACTGACCTGGGACGATCGGGACGGGCGGAACGACCCGCCACTCGGCTACCAGCCCGTCGACTTCCGCTCGTTCGACAGCGAGTTCGGAACCGAGGACGACCTCCGGGGACTCATCGACACTGCACACGACCACGGCCTCGAGGTGTACGTCGACTGCGTGATGAACCACATGGCCGCGGACCGCGGGTACGACTTCCCGCAGTTCGGTGAGGAGCACTTCCACACCCACGTCGGATCGATCGACGACTGGGACGACGAACATCAGGTCGAACACGGGAACCTTCTCGGCCTGAAGGACCTGGCGCAGCTCGAGACCCACGGCCACGATGACACGGCGCCGTACGTCCGCGAACAGCTCTCTGACTACATGGAAAAGATCGCGAGCTTTGGCGCGGACGGCTACCGGTACGACGCGGTCAAACACGTCGAAGCGGAGTTCTGGGAGCGGTACGCCAATCCGTGGGCCGACGAACTCGGCATGAACCGCGTCGGCGAGGTGTTCGACGGCGGCGTCGACTACGTGCAGACCTACATCGACACCGGCATGGACACCTTCGACTACCCGCTGTACTGGACCCTCGACGAGGTCTTCGACCACGGCGACATGAGCCGCCTCGAAGGGGCCGGCGTCGTGGCGCAGGATCCGTGGCACGCCTGGCCGTTCGTCCAGAACCACGACGAGGGCGCGCCGTCGCAGTACCACCTCGCCCACGCCCACGTCCTCACGATCGAGGGGACCCCAATGGTGTATAACTTGTATCCGGACGAGATCCTCGACGACGACGCGATCACCAACATGGTGTGGGTCAAATCGAATCTCGCCGGCGGCGAGACGCACTGGCGCCACACCGATTCCGCCCTCGCGATCTACGAACGGGAGAACAACCTGCTGGTCGGGTTGAACAACGACACCGACGAGTGGCGCGGCGAGCAGGTGTCCACGACCTGGCGAAACGAGACGCTCAACGACTACAGCGGCACCGCCGACGACGTCGAGGTCGACGGCGACGGACGGGTCGAGGTCTGGGTGCCGCCCGAGAGCTGGGTGTTCTACGCGCCGCCCTGA
- the ilvD gene encoding dihydroxy-acid dehydratase, with amino-acid sequence MSSDSEFDYGKDEDLRSREVTEGAEKAPHRAMFRAMGFDDEDFGAPMIGVPNPAADVTPCNVHLDDVAEAALEGVDEAGGMPIEFGTITISDAISMGTEGMKASLISRELIADSVELVSFGERMDGLVTIGGCDKNMPGMMMAAIRTDLPSVFLYGGSIMPGEHGGREITVQNVFEGVGAVAEGDMSEDELDEMERNACPGAGSCGGMFTANTMASISETIGFAPLGSSSPPAEDEDRYEVARESGELAVEAVHEQRKPSDFLSKESFENAIALQVAVGGSTNAVLHLLAMAAEAGVDLDIEEFNEISARTPKIAHLQPGGERVMNDLHEVGGVPVVLRELLEADLLHGDALTVTGETLAEAIERVDPPAVADLDADFLHTVDDPIHERGAIRILTGNLAPEGAVIKITGEDHLHHEGPVRIFENEENAMEYVQEGRVESGDVIGIRNEGPRGGPGMREMLGVTSAVAGQGHAEDVALFTDGRFSGATRGFSIGHVAPEAAVGGPIAALEDGDTITIDIDDLELSVDLSDEEIERRLEEHDLPEPQYTSGVLAKYGRDFGSAANGAATNPGVTDD; translated from the coding sequence ATGAGCAGCGACAGCGAATTCGACTACGGCAAGGACGAGGACCTCCGGAGCCGCGAGGTGACGGAGGGCGCGGAGAAGGCGCCGCATCGCGCGATGTTCCGAGCGATGGGGTTCGACGACGAGGACTTCGGCGCGCCGATGATCGGCGTTCCAAACCCCGCGGCCGACGTTACGCCGTGTAACGTCCACTTAGACGACGTCGCCGAGGCCGCGCTCGAGGGCGTCGACGAGGCCGGCGGCATGCCCATCGAGTTTGGCACAATCACCATCTCCGACGCCATCTCGATGGGAACCGAGGGGATGAAGGCCTCGCTGATCTCCCGGGAGCTCATCGCCGACTCCGTCGAACTGGTCTCCTTCGGCGAGCGAATGGACGGCCTGGTCACCATCGGCGGCTGCGACAAGAACATGCCCGGGATGATGATGGCGGCCATCCGGACGGACCTTCCCAGCGTGTTCCTCTACGGTGGGTCGATCATGCCTGGCGAGCATGGGGGACGGGAGATCACGGTCCAGAACGTCTTCGAGGGCGTCGGCGCCGTCGCCGAGGGAGACATGTCCGAGGACGAACTCGACGAGATGGAGCGCAACGCCTGTCCCGGCGCGGGCTCCTGTGGCGGCATGTTCACCGCCAACACGATGGCCTCTATCTCCGAGACCATCGGTTTCGCACCGCTCGGGTCGTCCTCGCCCCCGGCCGAGGACGAGGACCGCTACGAGGTCGCCCGCGAAAGCGGTGAACTGGCCGTCGAAGCCGTTCACGAACAGCGCAAACCCTCGGACTTCCTCTCGAAGGAGTCCTTCGAGAACGCCATCGCGCTGCAGGTGGCGGTCGGCGGTTCGACCAACGCCGTGCTCCACCTGCTGGCGATGGCCGCCGAGGCTGGCGTCGATCTCGACATCGAGGAGTTCAACGAGATCAGCGCCCGCACGCCGAAGATCGCCCACCTCCAGCCAGGCGGCGAGCGCGTGATGAACGACCTCCACGAGGTCGGCGGCGTGCCGGTCGTCCTGCGGGAGCTGCTCGAGGCCGACCTGCTCCACGGCGACGCGCTGACCGTCACCGGCGAGACGCTCGCCGAGGCCATCGAACGCGTCGATCCGCCGGCCGTCGCGGACCTCGACGCCGACTTCCTCCACACCGTCGACGACCCCATCCACGAGCGGGGCGCCATCCGCATCCTGACGGGGAACCTCGCCCCCGAGGGCGCCGTCATCAAGATCACCGGCGAGGACCACCTTCACCACGAGGGTCCGGTCCGGATCTTCGAGAACGAAGAGAACGCGATGGAGTACGTCCAGGAGGGCCGCGTCGAGAGCGGCGACGTCATCGGGATTCGTAACGAGGGGCCCCGCGGTGGTCCCGGCATGCGCGAGATGCTCGGCGTCACGTCGGCCGTCGCCGGCCAGGGTCACGCCGAGGACGTCGCGCTCTTTACCGACGGCCGGTTCTCCGGCGCGACCCGCGGGTTCTCCATCGGCCACGTCGCTCCGGAGGCCGCCGTCGGCGGTCCCATCGCCGCGCTCGAGGACGGCGACACGATCACCATCGACATCGACGACCTCGAACTCTCCGTGGACCTCTCCGACGAAGAGATCGAACGGCGCCTCGAAGAACACGATCTGCCCGAACCCCAGTACACGAGCGGCGTGCTGGCGAAGTACGGCCGCGACTTCGGCTCGGCCGCGAACGGCGCCGCGACCAACCCCGGCGTCACGGACGACTAG
- a CDS encoding adenylyltransferase/cytidyltransferase family protein, with product MTRTVIAQGTFDILHPGHVHYLEEAAAMGDELVVIVARKANVDHKEKPICPATQRRDVVGALAAVDEAILGHEEDIFVPIEELDPDVIALGHDQHHDDAAIEAELERRGIDCEVRRAGAREPAAEDELLSTRLIIERILDQRG from the coding sequence ATGACGCGGACGGTTATCGCGCAAGGCACCTTCGACATCCTCCATCCGGGCCACGTCCACTACCTCGAGGAGGCCGCCGCGATGGGCGACGAACTGGTCGTGATCGTCGCCCGGAAGGCTAACGTCGACCACAAGGAGAAGCCGATCTGTCCCGCGACCCAACGTCGGGACGTCGTCGGCGCGTTAGCGGCCGTCGACGAGGCAATCCTCGGCCACGAGGAGGATATCTTCGTCCCGATCGAGGAACTCGATCCGGACGTGATCGCGCTGGGTCACGATCAGCACCACGACGACGCCGCCATCGAGGCCGAACTCGAACGCCGCGGGATCGACTGCGAGGTGCGCCGCGCCGGCGCCAGGGAACCCGCGGCCGAGGACGAACTGCTGTCGACGCGGCTGATCATCGAGCGGATCCTCGACCAGCGGGGATAA
- a CDS encoding Mov34/MPN/PAD-1 family protein: protein MGLLDALFRSSEILGIAEETLEFALEASEAAHPDEYMGFLRGTEAHRLGLDRDGLVITDILVIPGTESNSVSATVKTNQIPNDMKALGSVHSHPNGVISPSDADLETFGRGSVHIIIGAPYRRTDWRAFDSQGEPTQLNVIDVDLPETEEFFDFTQADIDEELRR, encoded by the coding sequence ATGGGGCTGTTAGACGCGCTGTTTCGCTCGAGTGAGATCCTCGGGATCGCCGAGGAGACACTCGAGTTCGCCCTCGAAGCCTCGGAGGCCGCCCATCCGGACGAGTACATGGGGTTTCTCCGGGGTACCGAGGCACACCGGCTGGGCCTGGATCGGGACGGACTCGTCATCACGGACATCCTCGTGATCCCCGGCACCGAGTCCAACAGCGTCAGCGCGACGGTCAAGACGAACCAGATACCCAACGACATGAAGGCGCTGGGGAGCGTCCACTCCCATCCCAACGGCGTCATCAGCCCGAGCGACGCGGACTTGGAGACGTTCGGACGGGGCAGCGTCCACATCATCATCGGCGCGCCCTACCGCCGGACCGACTGGCGGGCGTTCGACTCGCAGGGAGAGCCCACTCAATTGAACGTGATCGACGTCGACCTGCCCGAGACCGAGGAGTTCTTCGATTTCACGCAGGCGGACATCGACGAGGAACTGCGACGATGA
- a CDS encoding FAS1-like dehydratase domain-containing protein: MTVSFPPEEGDEYAYERSFDREDVREFGELSGDQQPIHTEPDELGRLTVQGLLTATLPTKIGGDLNYIARSMEFEFVQPVHTGERISCTCRLDSVTERDEYYDVRSSTVCTNEANEEVLRGDIDGIIPKDAVSEPDDE; the protein is encoded by the coding sequence ATGACAGTGTCATTCCCGCCCGAAGAAGGCGACGAGTACGCGTACGAACGGTCGTTCGACCGCGAGGACGTCCGCGAGTTCGGCGAACTCTCGGGCGATCAGCAGCCGATCCATACCGAGCCGGACGAACTGGGCCGATTGACCGTCCAGGGGCTGCTTACCGCGACGCTACCGACGAAGATCGGCGGGGATCTCAACTACATCGCGCGCAGCATGGAGTTCGAGTTCGTCCAGCCGGTCCACACCGGCGAACGGATCTCCTGTACGTGTCGCCTCGACTCGGTGACCGAGCGCGACGAGTACTACGACGTGCGGAGTTCGACGGTCTGTACGAACGAAGCCAACGAGGAGGTGTTGCGCGGCGACATCGACGGGATCATCCCGAAAGACGCGGTGTCCGAACCGGACGACGAGTGA